A region from the Janthinobacterium agaricidamnosum genome encodes:
- a CDS encoding TonB-dependent receptor: MQRVEVTGSSIKRIASEASLPVQSFNQKDIKKTGVTTVTDFIQQIPAMQGFSVAADSVGGGGGGVTTASIHDIGAAYTLVLLNGRRIAPSNSGTTIDLNSIPLSAIERVEVLTDGASALYGADAIAGVVNFILKKGASPLEINAKYSRPEEKGGASNSISISKGFGDIDEDGYSIFVSASHDEQKSLKASQRSFAKSGIINFNDPKTGKALQFINGSSRSAPGNATVDYKRTDANGNVVINPETNKPFIDNVNLNPYALAHGGKCAASNMDFYGDGNCYFDSPSTIEINPESKRDAIFSSGTVKLGKTGFQGFYDLAYTEARVVASIAPYPADFSVDVGSPLFNKYLAPNLTPAQLANATGAVAKYRLSEMGNRVYDYGTKATHIVAGIDGNAFGWDINSAVTYSKNKQTQKYVSGFPLADKFDAQVAAGNIDPFAYPVGSMPDAMRQALLGTGFSGTYNTQTVEMKGIDGRASRPVFSLPGGTAMLGVGADYRNTSYKVKQADVARQAQILFDNAQVDSEYARDNAGAYAELMMPISKKLEMTGSLRYDQIGSIDDKLTGKTVGKKENATTWKVSGKYSATKSLMFRAAAGTGFRAASMQEIAGPLEDWGVTGGNYQCPLTAANGMGGHPLAGYCSGVGRQQFEAFQGGNPDLKPETSKQWSIGTVFEPIDSLSMSFDLWNVEIRDQVTAVSEGLIFNDPAKYANLFTTKHISSTGKDVLAIKLLPINIGKVENRGIDYDFTHKMKLLDGRLTSRLMGTYLLRSRYTTPGTDDQWETSLNRYGSNDKVSFRNIIRATTSYETAKFTHTLSASYRNGYTDKEQTADDCAVIVAGSPGECYGIQLEVPSYTTFDFQTAYRPLKNVEITGGILNLFDRNPPFTLRNTGSHQVGYNPSYSSALGRQFYLSGSYKF, encoded by the coding sequence ATGCAACGCGTGGAAGTCACGGGTTCGAGCATCAAGCGCATCGCTTCCGAAGCGTCGCTGCCGGTGCAGTCGTTCAACCAGAAAGACATCAAGAAAACCGGCGTCACCACGGTGACCGATTTCATCCAGCAAATTCCTGCGATGCAGGGCTTCTCCGTGGCCGCCGATTCGGTGGGCGGCGGCGGCGGCGGCGTCACAACGGCCTCGATCCACGATATCGGCGCAGCCTACACGCTGGTGCTGCTGAACGGCCGCCGTATCGCGCCATCCAATTCCGGCACCACCATCGACCTCAATTCGATCCCCCTGTCGGCCATCGAGCGCGTGGAAGTGCTGACGGACGGCGCCTCGGCCCTGTACGGCGCCGACGCCATCGCCGGCGTGGTCAACTTCATCCTGAAAAAAGGCGCATCGCCGCTGGAAATCAATGCCAAGTATTCGCGTCCTGAAGAAAAAGGCGGCGCCAGCAACTCGATCTCGATCAGCAAGGGCTTCGGCGATATCGACGAAGACGGCTACAGCATCTTCGTGTCGGCCAGCCATGACGAACAAAAATCGCTGAAGGCATCGCAGCGCAGCTTCGCGAAAAGCGGCATCATCAATTTCAACGATCCGAAGACCGGCAAGGCCCTGCAATTCATCAACGGTTCCTCGCGCTCGGCCCCTGGCAATGCCACGGTCGATTACAAACGCACCGATGCGAACGGTAATGTGGTCATCAACCCAGAGACCAACAAGCCCTTCATCGACAACGTCAATCTGAACCCGTACGCCCTGGCCCATGGCGGCAAATGCGCCGCCAGCAACATGGATTTCTACGGCGACGGCAACTGCTATTTCGATTCGCCATCGACCATCGAAATCAATCCGGAATCGAAGCGCGACGCCATCTTCAGCTCGGGTACCGTCAAGCTGGGCAAAACCGGCTTCCAGGGTTTCTATGACCTCGCCTACACGGAAGCGCGCGTCGTCGCCAGCATCGCGCCGTACCCGGCCGATTTCTCCGTCGATGTCGGCTCGCCGCTGTTCAACAAATATCTGGCACCGAACCTGACGCCGGCGCAGTTGGCCAACGCCACGGGCGCCGTCGCAAAATACCGCCTGTCGGAAATGGGCAACCGCGTGTACGACTACGGCACCAAGGCCACTCACATCGTCGCCGGCATCGATGGCAATGCATTCGGCTGGGACATCAACTCGGCCGTGACGTACTCGAAAAACAAGCAGACGCAGAAATACGTCAGCGGCTTCCCGCTGGCCGACAAATTCGACGCGCAAGTAGCCGCCGGCAATATCGACCCGTTCGCCTACCCTGTCGGTTCCATGCCGGACGCCATGCGCCAGGCCCTGCTGGGCACGGGCTTCAGCGGCACCTACAACACGCAAACCGTAGAGATGAAGGGTATCGACGGCCGCGCTTCGCGCCCTGTGTTCTCGCTGCCAGGCGGCACGGCCATGCTGGGCGTGGGCGCCGACTACCGCAACACCTCGTACAAGGTGAAGCAGGCCGACGTCGCGAGGCAGGCGCAGATCCTGTTTGACAATGCACAAGTCGACAGCGAATACGCGCGCGACAATGCCGGCGCCTACGCCGAGCTGATGATGCCGATCTCGAAAAAACTGGAAATGACCGGCTCGCTGCGTTATGACCAGATCGGATCCATCGACGACAAGCTGACAGGCAAGACGGTAGGCAAGAAAGAAAACGCCACCACCTGGAAAGTCAGCGGCAAGTATTCCGCCACCAAGAGCCTGATGTTCCGCGCCGCTGCCGGTACCGGCTTCCGCGCCGCCAGCATGCAGGAAATCGCTGGCCCACTGGAAGACTGGGGCGTCACGGGCGGTAACTACCAATGCCCACTGACGGCAGCGAACGGCATGGGCGGCCACCCGCTGGCCGGCTACTGCAGCGGCGTCGGACGCCAGCAGTTCGAAGCCTTCCAGGGCGGCAACCCGGACCTGAAGCCGGAAACGTCTAAGCAATGGAGCATCGGTACCGTGTTCGAGCCGATCGACAGCCTGTCGATGTCGTTCGACCTGTGGAACGTGGAAATCCGCGACCAGGTCACGGCGGTTTCGGAAGGCCTGATCTTCAACGATCCTGCCAAGTACGCCAACCTGTTCACCACCAAGCACATCAGCTCGACGGGCAAGGACGTGCTGGCCATCAAGCTGCTGCCGATTAACATCGGCAAGGTGGAAAACCGCGGTATCGACTACGACTTCACCCACAAGATGAAGCTGCTGGACGGCCGCCTGACGAGCCGCCTGATGGGTACCTACCTGCTGCGTTCGCGCTACACGACGCCGGGCACCGATGATCAATGGGAAACCAGCCTGAATCGCTACGGTTCGAACGACAAGGTCAGCTTCCGCAACATCATCCGCGCCACCACCTCGTATGAGACGGCCAAGTTCACGCATACGCTGAGCGCCAGCTACCGCAACGGCTACACGGACAAGGAACAGACGGCTGACGATTGCGCCGTGATCGTGGCCGGCAGCCCTGGCGAATGCTATGGCATCCAGCTGGAAGTGCCGAGCTACACCACCTTCGACTTCCAGACGGCTTACCGTCCGCTGAAGAACGTGGAAATCACGGGCGGCATCCTGAACCTGTTCGACCGCAATCCGCCGTTCACCCTGCGTAACACGGGTTCGCATCAAGTGGGCTACAACCCATCGTACTCGAGCGCCCTGGGCCGCCAGTTCTACCTGAGCGGTTCCTACAAGTTCTAA
- a CDS encoding TonB-dependent receptor: MTQTRSPSPTLRLLCAALLGAYGHAAMAQDTGAAGEPPAMQRVEVTGSSIKRLVSETATPLSIFKAEDFAKQGLTTAQEVLSKIPSNASSMGSGNAVGGNTSGLPTGGQASADLRGLGGDKTLVLLNGRRIANHPYDGASVDLNIIPIAALERVEVLRDGASAIYGTDAIGGVINFITKRSVNVTNITAEVVAPEHKGGGEHRINLSTGFGKLDTDGYNIFGVLDYHKQNVLTSQDRAFSATGIVPSRGLSITSGTTFPGNYFDAAANGGNGLAGNPYAASGCLPPLSVPAVPANGTCRQDYTRQIDDLPAQQQIAFFGKGAFKLGGGHLATVEYLHSENKVKARTAPPPQTGLILPISSKYYPGNAGGVPAQPGLSGQPLSVNWRPVEAGQRQIDSDGKADRLVLALEGELAGWDYKTGLSHAISKSSEKFTNGYVQDAGFAAGVLNGILNPFGEQDAAGKAYLASTALRGEVQSAKVTTTGFDIKGSRELMQLAGGPLAIALGGEARREKADFNVNRDIAGQAASSGLSGSLSKSGSRTIEAVFGEVNLPLIKDLEVQLAARFDHYSDVGSTTNPKLALRYQASSALVLRGSASTGFRAPTLFEKNAPPSKNDTNDTYDDPILCPGGVPQPGANPLRDCDLQQFKLQGGNEKLKPEKSTTFALGLVLEPVKEVTLAIDYWNIHLKDKISSLPEQSIFGNYEKYKALFLRNPDGSPYAILDLNDNLGEVKTDGIDVSLNARLARGAYGDVSVSVDGTWTHKYDYQNERGGAFIANVGRYADNNPVFRWKHTAALNWRMGNWGATVSQSFKSGYTDQNLVDPQFRHDVPSYSLLNVSGSYAWKGVLLTAGVKNLFDREPPFSNQGTLFQKGYDPRYTDPIGRAWYLRGSYTF, from the coding sequence ATGACGCAAACCCGCAGTCCCTCCCCTACCTTGCGCCTGTTGTGCGCTGCCCTGCTCGGCGCGTATGGCCATGCGGCCATGGCGCAGGACACCGGCGCCGCCGGCGAGCCTCCCGCCATGCAGCGCGTCGAAGTCACCGGTTCCTCGATCAAGCGCCTCGTCTCGGAAACGGCGACGCCCCTGTCCATCTTCAAGGCCGAGGATTTCGCCAAACAGGGCCTGACGACAGCCCAGGAAGTGCTCAGCAAGATACCCTCGAATGCGTCCAGCATGGGCAGCGGCAATGCCGTCGGCGGCAATACCAGCGGCTTGCCCACGGGCGGCCAGGCCAGCGCCGACTTGCGCGGCCTGGGCGGCGACAAGACCCTGGTCCTGCTCAACGGCAGGCGCATCGCCAACCATCCGTATGACGGCGCCAGCGTCGACCTGAACATCATCCCCATCGCGGCCCTGGAAAGAGTCGAAGTGCTGCGCGACGGCGCCTCGGCCATCTACGGCACGGACGCCATCGGCGGCGTCATCAACTTCATCACCAAGCGCTCCGTCAATGTCACGAATATCACCGCCGAGGTCGTCGCCCCCGAACACAAGGGCGGCGGCGAGCACCGCATCAACCTGTCGACGGGTTTCGGCAAGCTCGACACGGACGGCTACAATATCTTCGGCGTGCTCGACTACCACAAGCAAAACGTGCTCACGTCGCAGGACCGTGCCTTTTCAGCCACCGGCATCGTCCCCTCGCGCGGCCTGTCCATTACCAGCGGCACGACGTTTCCTGGCAACTACTTCGATGCGGCGGCCAACGGCGGCAATGGCCTGGCCGGCAACCCCTACGCGGCCAGCGGCTGCCTGCCGCCGCTGTCGGTGCCGGCCGTGCCGGCGAACGGCACCTGCCGCCAGGATTACACGCGCCAGATCGACGACTTGCCCGCACAGCAGCAAATAGCCTTCTTCGGCAAGGGCGCCTTCAAGCTGGGCGGCGGCCACCTGGCCACGGTGGAATACCTGCATTCGGAAAACAAGGTGAAGGCACGCACGGCGCCGCCACCGCAAACGGGCCTGATTCTGCCCATCAGCAGCAAATATTATCCGGGCAATGCGGGCGGCGTACCGGCCCAGCCGGGCTTGTCGGGCCAGCCGCTGAGCGTCAACTGGCGCCCCGTCGAGGCGGGCCAGCGGCAGATCGATTCGGACGGCAAGGCGGACCGCCTGGTGCTGGCCCTCGAAGGCGAGCTGGCCGGCTGGGACTACAAGACGGGCCTGAGCCATGCCATCAGCAAGTCGTCGGAAAAATTCACGAACGGCTATGTGCAGGATGCGGGTTTTGCCGCTGGCGTGCTGAACGGCATTCTGAACCCGTTTGGCGAGCAGGATGCGGCCGGCAAGGCTTACCTGGCCAGCACGGCACTGCGCGGCGAAGTGCAAAGCGCCAAGGTCACCACCACGGGCTTCGACATCAAGGGCAGCCGCGAACTGATGCAGCTGGCCGGCGGCCCGCTGGCCATCGCGCTGGGCGGCGAGGCGCGGCGCGAAAAGGCCGACTTCAACGTCAACCGCGACATCGCCGGCCAGGCTGCCAGTTCCGGTCTGTCGGGCTCGCTGTCGAAGAGCGGTTCGCGGACCATCGAAGCTGTCTTCGGCGAAGTCAACTTGCCGCTGATCAAGGACCTGGAAGTACAGCTTGCCGCCCGCTTCGACCATTACAGCGACGTGGGCAGCACCACCAATCCGAAGCTGGCCCTGCGCTACCAGGCCAGCAGCGCGCTGGTGCTGCGCGGCTCGGCCAGTACGGGTTTCCGCGCGCCCACCCTGTTTGAAAAGAATGCGCCGCCGTCGAAGAACGATACCAACGATACCTATGATGACCCGATTTTGTGCCCCGGCGGCGTGCCGCAGCCCGGTGCCAACCCCTTGCGCGATTGCGACTTGCAGCAGTTCAAGCTACAGGGCGGCAATGAAAAGCTGAAACCGGAAAAATCCACGACCTTTGCCCTCGGCCTCGTGCTCGAACCCGTCAAGGAAGTCACGCTCGCCATCGATTACTGGAACATCCATTTGAAGGACAAGATTTCGTCCTTGCCCGAGCAATCGATCTTCGGCAACTACGAGAAATACAAGGCCTTGTTCCTGCGCAATCCCGATGGTTCGCCCTACGCCATCCTGGACTTGAACGACAATCTCGGCGAAGTGAAAACGGACGGCATCGACGTCAGCCTCAATGCGCGCCTGGCCCGTGGCGCGTATGGCGATGTCAGCGTGTCGGTCGATGGCACGTGGACCCACAAGTATGACTACCAGAACGAACGGGGCGGCGCCTTCATTGCCAACGTGGGCCGCTACGCGGACAACAATCCCGTGTTCCGCTGGAAACATACGGCCGCGCTGAACTGGCGCATGGGCAACTGGGGCGCCACCGTGTCGCAATCGTTCAAGTCCGGCTACACGGATCAGAATCTGGTGGATCCGCAGTTCCGCCACGATGTGCCGTCGTACAGCCTGCTGAACGTGTCGGGCAGCTACGCGTGGAAAGGCGTGCTGCTGACGGCCGGCGTGAAAAACCTGTTCGACAGGGAACCGCCGTTCTCGAACCAGGGCACCTTGTTCCAGAAAGGTTACGACCCGCGTTACACGGACCCGATCGGGCGCGCCTGGTACCTGCGCGGCAGCTATACGTTTTAA
- a CDS encoding TonB-dependent receptor, giving the protein MSRSVRLIFSGSVAALSLGMMAAPAMAQDANVQRVEITGSSIKRATAETASPVQLITRDDLMKSGKATVAEYLQTLTADGAGSLPTGFGNGFAAGSTAISLRGLGATSTLVLLNGRRMAPFARADDGQKSFTDLSTVPMQIVERIEILKDGASSTYGADAIAGVVNIILRKDFEGLTLKGDTGISGDSDAKQHRASLTFGKGNLDTDKFNFVLNAEYSKSDMLMNNDRAGRKWIGKADLRPYGYAINTQFAGGYINGNNDANAAPTGLIRDPVTNNYVSLPGCSSLSVSSPQDPKGGCLWHHDQFRSMQPKIESINLYTRGTWQVNADTQVYAEAGYSKRDTAFTLIPPSITPTIAFPPNATSPTGVVNYGSGAGTTIVLAANHPQNPYGVPVRVRYQAFDAGASTRQANNEFNRIVLGVKGNAMGWDYDAGYTHSESKLHLDYSNMLNMAVVKDALGNPNSQYFPYYIGAQAGKNPASLYAAMVTNATSDSTTKLDIIDFKASRELMQLPGGALGLAVGAEHRRDKLDNPSLSGTQDGSINSSYVAAKGDSKVSAVFLEVLAPVIKTVELSGALRYDKYDRFSSTTPKLGAKWTPVKTFAVRGTYSEGFRAPGPAESNANSQSTGTSTVSDPVRCPGGTRLPGANASDCELQVAAVKIGDPSLKPEKSKGYTLGLVWDPFNDTSLSLDAWKIKRENEINPLPYNEAAALPTAVRADNNLTINGVVVPNTGTLLITKAPYRNSSYTEIKGIDLDVKQRVRLGDYGRATFGLTWTHIASWVRAESATVRYQFAGTHGNCDTSNCAGTPKDKINLTGSWDLGNWNVSGVLNYRSDMKNIKFEGDPCASKLANGTPAPNGCKLASFTTLDLSSRWNVNKQLQLFASINNVTDKIAPLDPLTYGGMSYNPMDASGAIGRYFKLGASYKFF; this is encoded by the coding sequence ATGTCCCGCTCCGTACGCCTGATTTTTTCGGGTAGCGTAGCAGCGCTCAGCCTGGGCATGATGGCTGCGCCGGCAATGGCGCAAGACGCCAATGTGCAACGTGTGGAAATTACAGGATCGAGCATCAAACGGGCTACGGCCGAGACCGCGTCGCCGGTACAGCTCATCACCCGCGACGACTTGATGAAATCGGGCAAGGCCACCGTGGCCGAATACCTGCAAACCCTGACGGCCGATGGCGCCGGTTCCCTGCCGACAGGCTTCGGCAACGGCTTTGCCGCCGGTTCCACGGCCATCTCGCTGCGCGGCCTGGGCGCCACCTCGACCCTGGTCTTGCTCAATGGCCGCCGCATGGCGCCGTTCGCGCGCGCCGATGACGGCCAGAAGAGCTTTACCGACCTGTCCACGGTGCCGATGCAGATCGTCGAGCGCATCGAGATCCTCAAGGACGGCGCATCGTCGACCTACGGCGCGGACGCCATCGCCGGCGTCGTCAACATCATCCTGCGCAAGGACTTCGAAGGCCTGACCCTGAAAGGCGACACGGGCATCTCCGGCGACAGCGACGCCAAGCAGCACCGCGCCTCGCTGACCTTCGGCAAGGGCAACCTGGATACCGACAAATTCAACTTCGTCCTCAATGCCGAGTACAGCAAATCGGACATGCTGATGAACAATGACCGCGCCGGCCGCAAATGGATAGGCAAGGCCGACCTGCGTCCGTATGGCTATGCGATCAACACCCAGTTCGCCGGCGGCTACATCAATGGCAACAACGATGCGAATGCCGCGCCGACGGGCCTGATCCGCGACCCCGTCACCAACAACTATGTGTCCCTGCCCGGCTGCTCCAGCTTGTCCGTGTCTTCGCCGCAAGATCCGAAGGGCGGCTGCCTGTGGCACCACGACCAGTTCCGCTCGATGCAGCCGAAGATCGAATCGATCAACCTGTACACGCGCGGCACCTGGCAAGTCAATGCCGACACCCAGGTGTATGCGGAAGCGGGCTACTCGAAGCGCGATACGGCCTTCACCCTGATCCCGCCCTCGATCACGCCGACCATCGCCTTCCCGCCGAACGCCACCAGCCCGACTGGCGTCGTCAACTACGGTTCCGGCGCCGGTACCACCATTGTGCTGGCCGCCAACCATCCGCAAAATCCGTATGGCGTGCCGGTGCGCGTGCGCTACCAGGCTTTCGATGCGGGCGCCAGCACGCGCCAGGCCAACAATGAGTTCAACCGCATCGTGCTCGGCGTCAAGGGCAACGCCATGGGCTGGGACTACGATGCCGGCTATACGCACTCGGAATCGAAGCTGCACCTCGATTACAGCAATATGCTGAACATGGCCGTCGTCAAGGATGCCCTGGGCAATCCGAACAGCCAATATTTCCCGTACTACATCGGCGCGCAGGCGGGCAAGAATCCCGCCTCGCTGTACGCGGCCATGGTGACGAACGCCACGTCCGATTCCACCACCAAGCTCGACATCATCGACTTCAAGGCCTCGCGCGAGCTGATGCAGTTGCCGGGCGGCGCCCTGGGCCTGGCCGTGGGCGCGGAACACCGCCGCGACAAGCTCGACAATCCTTCGCTGTCGGGCACGCAGGACGGTTCCATCAACTCCAGCTATGTGGCGGCCAAGGGCGACAGCAAGGTCTCGGCCGTGTTCCTCGAAGTGCTGGCGCCCGTCATCAAGACGGTGGAGCTATCGGGCGCCTTGCGTTACGACAAATATGACCGTTTCTCGTCGACCACGCCGAAACTGGGCGCCAAGTGGACACCGGTGAAAACCTTCGCCGTGCGCGGCACGTATTCGGAAGGCTTCCGCGCGCCAGGACCGGCGGAAAGCAATGCCAATTCGCAATCGACGGGCACCTCGACCGTCAGCGATCCCGTGCGCTGCCCGGGCGGCACCCGCCTGCCGGGCGCCAATGCCAGCGATTGCGAACTGCAGGTGGCGGCCGTCAAGATCGGCGACCCGAGCCTGAAGCCGGAAAAGTCCAAGGGCTACACCCTGGGCCTGGTGTGGGATCCGTTCAACGATACCAGCCTGTCGCTCGATGCCTGGAAGATCAAGCGTGAAAACGAGATCAACCCGCTGCCCTACAACGAAGCGGCCGCCCTGCCGACGGCCGTGCGCGCCGACAACAACCTGACCATCAATGGCGTGGTGGTGCCGAACACGGGCACCTTGCTGATCACCAAGGCACCGTACCGCAACTCCAGCTACACGGAGATCAAGGGTATCGACCTGGACGTCAAGCAGCGCGTACGCCTGGGCGACTACGGCCGCGCCACGTTCGGCCTGACCTGGACCCACATCGCCTCGTGGGTGCGCGCCGAGTCGGCCACCGTGCGCTACCAGTTCGCCGGCACGCATGGCAATTGCGATACCTCCAACTGCGCCGGCACGCCGAAGGACAAGATCAATCTGACCGGCTCGTGGGACCTGGGCAACTGGAACGTCAGCGGCGTGCTGAACTACCGTTCGGATATGAAAAATATCAAGTTTGAAGGCGATCCTTGCGCCTCCAAACTGGCGAACGGCACGCCGGCGCCGAACGGTTGCAAGCTCGCTTCGTTCACCACGCTCGACCTGTCGAGCCGCTGGAACGTCAACAAACAGTTGCAATTGTTTGCCTCGATCAACAACGTGACCGACAAGATCGCCCCGCTCGACCCGCTGACCTACGGCGGCATGAGCTATAACCCGATGGATGCCAGCGGCGCCATCGGCCGCTACTTCAAACTGGGCGCCAGCTACAAGTTCTTCTAA
- a CDS encoding ABC transporter substrate-binding protein, producing MKSPWMRRVALLACLATLPLAAVAVDAAPAAAPVKTLRYILPAAETGFDPATARDLYSNHITQAVFDTLYTYDYLARPVKVVPGAAAAMPEVSADGKTYTIRLKKGILYTPDAAFGGKRRELTMADYVYSWKRLFDPRLASPHSWLFEGKVVGLDDLAKDAAKSNKLDYSKKVAGLEILDPYTLRISLTKTDFNFPMILAYVPTAAVAREVVDKYGDVKGEVGSNPVGTGYYTLGEWTRGNRIVLNRNPQHLPETWNFMAGDDPDDQRIVRQMQGKRIPAIDRIEISVMIEDQSRWLSFQSGGTDVFWLDGPLAPKALLNGKLRPELAEKGVQLSRLLDPEISYYYWNMEDPTLGGFSKEKIALRRAIAMAHNIDEEIRIIWNGQAKRLDYPIPPGVVGYDPHYKSLLQYDPVLANKLLDKFGYKKGADGWRTLPDGKPLLIRYASRNEANGVLQAEMWRKTYNSLGIRMENDRMIFSDILKTEKQCKMQTRTAPWLADYPDGDNFMQLFYGPNTHQNNNGCYQDPEYDKWYAASQAMPASPERDELFHKMARRLEVNAGALIGYARYRNMLAQKSVLGYKKHPILFQEWAYMDIDSTGAPVAPAPAASANK from the coding sequence ATGAAGTCACCATGGATGCGGCGCGTGGCGCTGCTCGCCTGCCTGGCCACCCTGCCGCTGGCGGCCGTGGCCGTTGACGCTGCCCCCGCGGCCGCGCCGGTCAAAACCTTGCGCTATATCCTGCCGGCCGCCGAGACGGGCTTCGATCCGGCCACCGCGCGCGACCTGTATTCGAACCACATCACGCAGGCCGTCTTCGACACCCTGTACACCTATGACTACCTGGCGCGCCCCGTCAAGGTGGTGCCCGGCGCGGCGGCCGCCATGCCGGAAGTGTCGGCCGACGGCAAGACCTATACCATCCGCCTGAAAAAAGGCATCCTGTACACGCCTGACGCCGCGTTCGGCGGCAAGCGCCGCGAACTGACGATGGCCGACTACGTGTATTCGTGGAAGCGCCTGTTCGACCCGCGCCTGGCGTCGCCGCACAGCTGGCTGTTCGAAGGCAAGGTGGTGGGGCTGGACGACCTGGCCAAGGACGCGGCCAAGTCGAACAAGCTCGATTACAGCAAGAAGGTGGCGGGACTGGAAATCCTCGACCCGTACACCCTGCGCATCTCGCTGACCAAGACCGATTTCAATTTCCCCATGATCCTCGCCTACGTGCCGACGGCCGCCGTGGCGCGCGAAGTGGTGGACAAATACGGCGACGTGAAGGGCGAAGTGGGCTCGAATCCCGTCGGCACTGGCTACTACACCTTGGGCGAATGGACGCGCGGCAACCGCATCGTCCTGAACCGCAATCCGCAGCACTTGCCGGAAACGTGGAATTTCATGGCCGGCGACGATCCGGACGACCAGCGCATCGTGCGCCAGATGCAGGGCAAGCGCATTCCCGCCATCGACCGCATCGAAATTTCCGTGATGATCGAAGACCAGTCGCGCTGGCTGTCGTTCCAGAGCGGCGGCACTGACGTGTTCTGGCTCGACGGCCCGCTGGCGCCGAAAGCGCTGCTGAACGGCAAGCTGCGTCCCGAGCTGGCGGAGAAGGGCGTGCAACTGTCACGCCTGCTGGACCCGGAAATCAGCTATTACTACTGGAATATGGAAGACCCGACCCTGGGCGGCTTCAGCAAGGAAAAGATCGCCCTGCGCCGCGCCATTGCCATGGCGCACAATATCGATGAGGAAATCCGCATCATCTGGAATGGCCAGGCCAAACGCCTCGACTATCCGATCCCGCCCGGCGTCGTCGGCTACGATCCGCACTATAAATCCCTGCTGCAATACGATCCCGTGCTGGCCAACAAGCTGCTCGATAAATTCGGCTACAAGAAGGGCGCCGACGGCTGGCGTACTTTGCCGGACGGCAAGCCGCTCTTGATCCGCTATGCTTCGCGCAACGAAGCCAACGGCGTGCTGCAGGCGGAAATGTGGCGCAAGACGTACAACTCGCTGGGCATCCGCATGGAAAACGACCGCATGATCTTTTCCGACATTTTGAAGACGGAAAAGCAGTGCAAGATGCAGACGCGCACGGCGCCGTGGCTGGCCGACTATCCGGACGGCGACAATTTCATGCAGCTGTTCTACGGCCCCAACACGCACCAGAACAACAACGGCTGCTACCAGGACCCCGAGTACGATAAATGGTACGCGGCCAGCCAGGCCATGCCGGCCAGCCCCGAGCGCGACGAGCTGTTCCACAAGATGGCGCGCCGCCTGGAAGTCAATGCGGGCGCCCTGATCGGCTACGCGCGCTACCGCAACATGCTGGCGCAAAAGTCGGTGCTCGGCTACAAGAAGCACCCGATCCTGTTCCAGGAATGGGCGTATATGGATATCGACAGCACGGGCGCGCCGGTGGCGCCAGCCCCTGCGGCCTCGGCCAATAAATAA
- a CDS encoding ABC transporter permease produces the protein MFAYILRRLWQMLPTMLGVVLLVFILFNWVGGDPAYILAGKMSSAESIANIRRQLGVDQPYYVQLWIFIKQIVTFDFGQSWATGESVSHIITSRLGPSMMVLIPLTVLETFFGVALALAIAFVRGSLTDRMVMIACTVGMSISILVYIIVFQYGFAYKLGLFPVQGWGDSFWENLLRYSTLPILIGLAVSIAPTLRLFRTFVLDEANQDYVRTARAKGLKEGRIMWVHVLRNAGIPIITYVMSNLPALLIGAFLLERFFGIPGIGREVILAVERSDFPVIKAITVYVAAATMLFNLLTDLLYQAVDPRVQLK, from the coding sequence ATGTTTGCTTATATCCTGCGCCGCTTGTGGCAGATGCTGCCCACCATGCTGGGCGTCGTCCTGCTGGTGTTTATATTGTTTAACTGGGTGGGCGGCGACCCCGCCTACATCCTGGCCGGCAAGATGTCTAGTGCGGAAAGCATCGCCAACATCCGCCGCCAGCTGGGCGTCGACCAGCCGTACTACGTGCAGCTGTGGATCTTCATCAAGCAGATCGTCACCTTTGATTTCGGTCAAAGCTGGGCCACGGGCGAGTCCGTGTCGCACATCATCACCTCGCGTCTGGGCCCGTCGATGATGGTGCTGATCCCGCTGACCGTGCTGGAAACCTTTTTCGGCGTGGCGCTGGCGCTGGCCATCGCGTTCGTGCGCGGTTCGCTGACGGACCGCATGGTGATGATTGCCTGCACGGTGGGCATGTCGATTTCCATTCTCGTCTACATCATCGTCTTCCAGTACGGTTTTGCTTACAAGCTGGGCCTGTTCCCCGTGCAGGGCTGGGGCGACAGCTTCTGGGAAAACCTGCTGCGCTATTCGACCCTGCCCATCCTGATTGGCCTGGCCGTGTCGATCGCGCCGACCCTGCGCCTGTTCCGCACCTTCGTGCTGGACGAGGCCAACCAGGATTACGTGCGCACGGCGCGCGCCAAGGGCCTCAAGGAAGGCCGCATCATGTGGGTCCACGTGCTGCGCAACGCCGGCATTCCCATCATTACCTATGTGATGTCGAACTTGCCGGCCCTGCTGATCGGCGCTTTCCTGCTGGAACGTTTCTTCGGCATTCCCGGCATCGGGCGTGAAGTGATTTTGGCCGTCGAGCGCAGCGACTTTCCGGTGATCAAGGCGATCACCGTGTATGTTGCCGCCGCCACCATGCTCTTCAACCTGCTCACCGACCTGCTGTACCAGGCGGTCGATCCTCGCGTACAACTGAAGTAG